Part of the Rhizobium viscosum genome is shown below.
TTTTGTAGGCGCCGCGATGCCGCTCGTCCTTTGTCGAATGCGCAAGAAGGTCGCGGTGGAGTTGACGGATATGATTCTCGGTGAACGAAATAGCTTCGTAAGCACTGAAGATGGTCTCCATCACCTCCGCATAGCCGGCAACCTCTTGCTCGTCGCGTGTCGTAAATGACCCCAGGCGAATGTTTACCAGCAGCTTTTCGACCTCTCGGTCGGTGAGGCGTGCGCCTTCAATACGTGTGGAGGAACCGACGCTTTCGATCGTGGCGACACGCCGGAGGCTGGACAGCCGCTCAGGCGCAATCCGGCCGATCGCACGCCAAGCACCTTTGAATTCGTCGATTTCGGCGATCAGCGACAGGATTTCGGGCGTGATCCGGACGGTCGCCGTGTTTAGATATTCCATTCTTCCATCCATTCCCATCCAATTCCTGAGACACTTTCATGCACTATTCATCCATCCATTTCCATCCAATTTCCACGAAATAGTTTGTCAGATCTGTTCGTTGATCGCGAGCACGATGACTGGCCAGTCTCCACTCGAGCGGATTCAGACCTTGCAGCGAGAAGAGAAGATGTACGAGGACGACAGCTATCAAAAATGCCAGCCGGTCCTCCTATGTCATTGGCAAGGCGCTCGCGGCCGAAAACGAGTACTGGCTTTCCAAGCCTCTGACGTCTCTAAGAGCTCGGATGCGTTGCGCTTCTTCTCGATTGCCCATGAGCGCTATCTGCTGGCGGTGGCCAAAGAGAGCCCGCTGTCATTGAAGAGCGAGATCGATCTTGAGGATCTGAGGGACGAGAAGATCATCTCGTTCTCCCGTCAGAACCTCTCCTATAGCGAGCGGTATTTTGCGGAAAAGTTCGAGGAGCACGATCTGACGGACAATGTCACCTATAGCTGCGACGATACCTTCTCGCTGGTGTCGCTGGTCTCAGCCGGCCTTGGCATCGGCTTCGTGCCGGAATGGACGCAGGATCTGCCGAACCGCGGCTTCGAACTGAAGAAGGTGAGGGGAGACAACAGACAGGTACCTCGTCAAGGGCAATCTCCGGTCCGTCGCTTGATGAGGGTGTCGATTCGGGTGCAAATTCAGTTGGCGTGGTGTCAAGAGATTCAGGGACGCGGGCTAACGTCGCAAAAACATCCCAATCACTGCTTGAAGACGATCATTTTCTCCGCCGTCATCTCACGGGCGGTATAGGGAATGCCACCGACCCCATAGCCGGATGCCCTCCTTCCGGCGAACGGCATCCAATCGGTGCGGAAGGCGCTGTGATCATTGACCATGACCGCCGAAGCGTCGAGACGTTCGGCTGCTTCGAGCGCGACGGCGAGATCACGCGTGAAGATACTGCTTTGAAATGCGACAGGCAGTGAATTTGCCTCGCGGATGGCATCATTGAGATCGGTAAAACCGAAAATGCAGGTGACTGGGCCAAAGACCTCCTCGCGCGAGACCTTCGATGTCCTGGGCGGATCGACGAGAATTGCCGGCGCCAGCGTGGTGTCGCTGAGGCGTCCGCCTCCGATCAGGCGGGCACCCCCTGACGCGGCTTCCTCAAGCCAGGTGGCGACCCGTTCGGCCTCGGCTGGTGCGATCAGGGGACCGACCTCGGTCTCGGCAAGGCGGGGGTCACCGACGCGCAGGCGCCCAACGCGCTCGGCGAACCGTTCGACGAAGGCATCCTTTAGCGCTTCGTGGACGTAGATCCGCTGGACCGAGACACAGACCTGACCCGCATGATAGTAGCCGCCCTTCGCGAGAGGTTCGATGACCGTGTCGATATCGGCGCTGCGGTCGATGATCACCGGCGCCACGCCGCCGTGCTCGAGAGCGCAGCGAGTTCCAGGCGCCAAATTTGCGCGCAGATGCCAGCCGACCGCGGCTGAGCCGATGAAGCTCAGGAAGGCCACTCTCGGATCGCTCGCGAAGGCGCCCGACAGATCGCGGCTCTCGGGGAGCAGGCTCTGAACCCAGCCTTCCGGCATGCCGGCTTCATGGACGAGCTTTATAAGTTCCAGACAGGAAAGCGGTGTCGCCGCCGCGGGCTTGACGATCACCGGGCAGCCTGTGGCGATCGCCGGCGCAACCTGATGCACGATGAGGTTCAGGGGGTGGTTGAACGCCGAGATTGCGGCAACTACGCCGATGGGCTCCAGGATCGTCCAGGCGCGCCGCCCCTCGCTGGCTGGAGTCAGCCCCATCGGTATCTCGGCGCCGCCGCGGGTGCGAAGCAGTTCGGCGGCGTTGCGTATCCCGTCGATGGCGCGGTCGGTTTCAACGAGCGCATCGGTGTAGGGCTTGCCGCCTTCGCGTGCGATGCGCATCGCGAAAGCCTCGCGCTGCTGCACGACCAGATCCGCAAGCCGATGCAGCACAGCCATACGCTGGTGCGGCTTCAGCCAGCCGCTCCGATCTTCAAAGCGCTCGCGAGCGACGGTCAGCTTGCGTTCGAGCGCTGCAGCATCATCCGTCGGCAAATCGGCGATATGTTCGCGATCATAGGCTTGCACGACCTCAAGCATGGGACCCTCCAGACCCGGTTACTCTTCCAGCGCGACAGGTTCGAGAATGCGCGCAGAGCGATCCGCCAACGCGGGAACTCTGGCGAGATAGGCCTGGTAGTGCGGCGTTCGGCGGTGCGCTTCGGTCGCCTCGGCGTCACGATAAAGCTCGTCGAGCACGTAGCACTCAGGCATTTCGGTATCTCGCCAGACATCCCAGCGCAGATTGCCCGGTTCAGCCCGACAATGCGGCGCCATGTCGAGCAGCAACCCGCGCAGTTCTTCGGCTTTGCCGGGATGGGCGGTCAGGCTGGCCGTGATTTTCACCAATGACTGTGACATGGTGGTTCTCCCGTTTAACGTTGCCGCTTCAGGCTGGAGCGGCAACGTCCCGCAGGGCCGCGAGCAGTTTCTTCCCAAGTTCAGCTGCCGAGGCGGGATTCTGGCCGGTGATCAGGCGCCCGTCGGCAACGACATGCGGCTGCCAGTTGGCAACCGACGAATATTCCGCGCCCTCGGCTCTCAGCGCGTCCTCAAGCTCGTAGGGCACGTCCTCACGGGCATAGTCGTATTCTTCCTTTTTCGAGAAGGATGTGATCCTTTTGCCGTGCACGAACGGTGTGCCGTCTCCGAGGTCGACGCCAAGCAGAGCGCAGGGTCCGTGGCAAACGGCGGTCACGAGCTTGCCGGTCGTCCAGGCGCGCACGATTGCCCGCTGGACCTCCGCGTTGCGCTGTATGTCGACCATAGGTCCGAGGCCGCCGGGCACGAGAATGGCATCGTAGTCAGCGGCGTCAACCTCGCAGAGTTTGCGGCTGCGATTGAGCCGGCGAAAAGCCTTGCTTTCGAAGAACGCCTTCTGGGCAGGGTCGTTGTCATCATAGGCGTCGTAAGGTGTCCATCCGCCGGCGGGTGAAGCGAACTCCACCGCGATGCCGGCGGCGTCAAGCACCTCGAACGGATGCGCGATCTCCGCGAAGAAGAAGCCGGTCTTTCGGCTTTTCGGACCGATCACGGCGGCGTTCGTGACGATAAACAGGACATGCTGCGTCATGGTTGTCTCCTAGATATCGAGTTAGATACTATTCTCGCGTCCAATGCCGTCAGAAGGTGACGACTGCACGCCCGATGATTTTATTATCCCGCAAGAGGTCGATATATTCATTGATATCGTTGAACGAGATCGTCTTGATCGTGTGCTGGATCTTGCCTTCTGCAGCGAGTGCCATGACCTCAATGAGATCGGCGTTGTTTCCCCAGAACGAGCCGTGAAAAGTCTGCTCGCCGTGGACGCGTGGGAACAGAGGAACGTTGATCCGGTCGCCAATGAAGCCGACATCGGCGTAATGCCCGCTGATCGCTAGGCGTGAGAAGGCGAGCTGCATCATCTCGGTCGCACCGGCGCAGTCGATGATCGCGTCGAACTTGTCCTGTCCGGTCGCCTTTTTAAGCTCCTTTCCGACCTCCTCGGAGGACTTGCCTTCGATCGCGATGATGTGGTCGGCACCATATTTCTTCGCGACCTGGAGTTTCTCCTCGTTTCTGGCGACGGCGACGACGGGACCGCCTGCGCCCAGCAGCTTGGCATATTGGACGGCGTAGGCGCCAAGGCCACCGATGCCGAAGACACCGATCACCCGGTCCGGGCCGAGCCCGCCGGCATCGCGAATCTTTTTGAGCCCGCGATAGGGGGTCAGACCGGCGTCGGTCAGTGGTGCGAGCTGCTCGAACTTGAGGTGCTTGGCGACCTTGATCGCATAACGGGCCGGTACCGGGATATACTCGGCAAAGCCGCCATAGGTGCCAAAGCCTGGCCAGCGGACATTGGGGCAGATGTGCGTGTTGCCGACCTGGCAATGCTTGCAAACGCCATCACCCCAGCCGGGTGACACCACGACATGGTCACCTTCCTGCAGTCCTGCAGCCTTGGCCACGACACCGCCGACCTTCTCGACCGTGCCCGTTATCTCGTGACCAGGAATGACGGGCGGCGGAATATCGCCATAGCCCTGGAAGAAGCCATCGATCAGCAGCACGTCCGAGCGGCACATGCCGCAGGCGGCGACTTTCACGAGAACCTCGTCGGGTTGAATGTCCGGAACCTTGATGTCCTCGAGGACGAGGGGCTTCTTGTATTCAAGAATGCGCGCAGCTCTCATCACTGGCCTCCTTCAGGCTTTTGGATTTGTTGCCATCACGGCGGCCGCCGCCTCGGCGACCGCAATGTCCTGTTCGACCGAACCGGCGCTGGTGCCGACGGCACCGACGATCTGATTGTCGATGGTGACGGGCAGACCTCCGCCAAAGATCACGACGTGGCCGGCATTGCTCTGCTCAATCCCGAACAGCGGCGCTCCAGGCTGTGCCAGTTCAGCGAGATATTCGGTCGTCTTGTTGAACATCCGTGCGGTCTTCGCCTTGCCGATGGCGAGATCGATGCTTCCTTCGAGAGCGCCATCCTGACGCGCGAACGCGATCAACGCGCCGCCGACGTCGACCACAGCGATGTTGTAGGGAATGCCGAGACTGGCCGCCTTTGCTTCTGCCGCGTCAAGCATCCGCTTGGCGTCCGACAATGTCAGTGTGCTCAGCGCGCGGGGCATGGCGGGCTCCTCGATCACTCCGGGTCCAGGGCGCGAGCAGCCATGGCCAACAACGACCACCCGAAGCTCGAACCTGCTGAATAAGGCAAACCTGTGCGAGCGCTTGGGATCTCGATCACCCGGTCAGCCCGCTACCTTGATATCACCGCAGCACCGGAATGGCTGGTTAAAAGATGTGAATCTGCTGGTATAAGGCTATCGGGACAGGACCAACCCTGAAATCCGTTCGATGGCCGCCGTCGTCCAGCCGCGCATCTGCGAGGCACCGCGCTCTCAAAGTGCAGCCGCGAAAGGGGGAAATGGAAGAGGCAGATATGATCGATGCCACGACATATTGCTTCGGCAACTGCCGTTTCACGCCAGCTCGCCAGTCGCTGCTCTGCGGCGATATCCCGATACGTCTTGGATCGCGCGCAATGGATCTGCTTCATGCGCTCGTACGCCAGCCTGGGCAGGTCGTCAAAAAAAGCGAACTTTTTGAAGCGGCGTGGCCCAATCTGTTCGTCGACGAAAGCAATCTCAAGGTCAACATCGCCGCTCTGCGCCGTGCGCTGCAGACAAGCGGCGTCGACGTTCCCTGCATAGCCACCGTCCCGGGCCGGGGGTATCGCTTCGTTGCACCGCTGACGGTGCTGGGTCCACGGGAGGCAACGCTTCCCGCGTCGATCAAGGAGATTGACGGGGCGCTGCCGCCGTCAAAGCCGCTCGTCGGGCGCGCTGATGCGTTGGCGGCGATTGTCGAGGCGTTGCAGCAGACCCGATTGCTCACGGTGGTCGGACCTGCCGGCGTCGGCAAGACAAGCATCGCTATCGCAGCCGCAAGAGCGATCGCCAACGGAGAGGACCAAGCCGTGTGCTTCGTTGACCTGGCCGCGATCGAGAAAGGGCAGTTCGTCGCCCTGGCCGTCAGTCGTGCGCTCGGCATCGTAGGCAACCCGATCGATGACGTGGAAGGTCTCGTCGACGCGCTGCGAGGCAAGAACCAGCTTCTCGTTCTTGACAATTGCGAGCATGTCCTGGCGGCCGTCGCCGGCATAGCAGATCAACTGAACCATGCGTTGCACGGATTGAATATCATCGTGACAAGCCGCGAGCCGTTAAGATGCAGGTTCGAAACTGTCCATCGGCTTCCGCCGCTTCAGTGTCCGCCCGCAGATGCGATTCTCGATGCCGGGTCGGCAATGGCCTTTTCGGCGATCGAGTTGCTGGTTCGGCGCGCGGAGGCACATGGCTATCGATTGGAGGATGCGGATGTCCCGGCGCTCGCGAGTTTGGGCCGGCGTCTCGACGGTATTGCGCTGGCGATCGAACTGGCGGCTCCGCAACTCAAGGAATCCGGTCCCGCGGGGCTGCTGCAAATGCTTGAACGTGACTTCGAAGCGCTGGCATCACGCGGAGATGGCATGTCCCGACACAAGACGCTGACGGCGACGCTCAGCTGGAGTTACCGGCTGTTTTCGGAGAGCGAGGCGCGGCTGCTCCGTCATCTTTCCGTTTTCGGCGGCACCTTTGCGCTCGATGATGCCATCGACGCCTTCGGATATCTGGCGGATGAGCAGGATGTCACCGCATGGCTGGAAGCCCTCGCGGCCAAATCCATGGTGTCGGTCAACTACACGGGGAGGCGTCGCCGATACCGGTTGCTCGACAGTACACGAGCTTTCGCCAACGAACGGCTGGTTGCGCAGGGCGAGCAACAGGCCGCGATGATCGCGTATGGCCGCTTCATTCTCGCGTTATTCGAAAGAGCAGAGGAGGAATGGACGTGGCGACCGCGCGAAGACTGGATGGCGCTCTATGGCGGCTGGAGCGCGGACCTCCGCCGCATGATCGATTGGGCCTATCGCGTGGAAGGACAGGCCGAACTTGCGGTGCGGCTGACCGTTGCTGCCTTGCCGTTCTGGGTAGAATTCTCGACGATGGCGGAAAGCGGGTCACGCGTCGAAAAGGCCCTGTCGGCGCTGGACGACCTGTCCGGTGATCACCTCCTGCTCCGTATGAAGCTGGTCGCCGCACATGGCTGGAATCTGTGTTATCGCTATCCTTTCGGTGACGAACTCGAGGCAACTTGGAAGAGGGGTTTCAAGCTCGCTTTAGAAGCTGGAAGCGTGGAACATTGTCTTCGCACCAAGATCGGCCTGGCAATGGTCCAGACCGCCATGGGCTTTCATCAAAGGGCGTTTGAGACGATTGCCGATCTCCGCCGCTTCATGGAGTCGATAGACGATTATTCCGCGGCTCCCAATGCCGATCGAGAGTTGTTTACCTGCGAATTCTATCAAGGGAACATCAAATCCGGGCATGCGGGTCTCGAGCGCTTGGCGCGCGAGCACGCGACTTTCGGCAATCGTGGTCAGACCTCGAGGTTCCAGATCGACAGGTTCGTCAATTTCCGAAATCATCTTTCGTTGTCCACTTGGGTGGTCGGCCAGCATCGGCGTGCACTTGAGATTGCGGAGGAAGCACTGAACGCCGCGCTGACGTTGAACCACGACTTGTCTTGCGCGCATTCGCTTGCAGTCGCGGCCACGCCCATAGCCTTGCTATGTGGGCGAATTGATTTAGCGCAGGAGCGAGCATTGATGCTGGCCGAGCGCCTGAAGACCCGCCAGATCGATACCTGGCCGCCGTTTGCCCGCTTTCATCAGGCAGCGATCGACGCTGCGCGCGGAGACGTGGAGGCGATCCAGCGGTTGAGGGAAGCAATCGCCGCCATTCGCGACTGCAATTTTCTGATCCATTTACCTCTGCGGTATGTGATGCTCGCTCATGCGGCGCTTTCGCATGATAAAGTCGTGGTTGCTCGCAGGAGCATCGATGAGGGCATGAACTACAGTCGGCAGCGTGGAGACCGATGGTGCGACGCCGAGTTTCTGCATCTTCGCGGCTTGGTGTGCTGGCGGGATGGAGATGAAAACGGCGCGATGCGACACCTTCAGGATGCGATAGACCTGGGTCGTGAGAGTGGCGCTCTCGGTTTTGCACTGCGCGCCGCAACGAGCCGCGTCAAGCTTGCGAACGAGATCGGCAACCCCGCACGGCCCCTGGCAGAGCTGAAGGAGATCAGCGATCGCTGCGACAGCAGCGGCAGCACGGATATTGCCGCCGCGCATGATGCGCTGATGTCAGGTCATGCTCAAACGTGAATAGTCCAGCCAATGGAAATGTTCAACTTTCTGCCGCCGACGCCATCGATACTGTCGAAGCCGACCGGACGATCAAGACCAGAGCCGGCACCACGGAAATAAACCCGACGACGACGATTGCGAGCTGGAGTGCGCTGTCGGCTCCCTGCATTCGTCCGGTGATACCTGGCACGAGGGTTGGCCCCGATCGCCAAGCTCGCGGCAGATTTGCGAAATTGGGGCAACTCCGGCGAGCGGTTATCGCAATCTGTAATCCGAGTCGTGCCGCCTCCCAATGCGGCTCTCGCCTTCACTTTGGACTGCACGTCATGTCACTATCGGTGCTGACGCAAACCTCACGCTCAAGTCCCCGGGCGTTTTTCTAGCCCAATTTACCTTGTTTAACCACCCAAGTGCCGCCTGCGATGATAAATAAGCTTCACGCCACGATGGCGAGAGCGCAGCTCAGGCATACCGGCGGCAATATCTACGTCAGAAAGACCAGGATCGAAGGCGTGACTATTCCGTTGGTCAGGTCGAGGACGCCTGCGTGCTTCGAGACGATCGAAGTTTCGATCGAGAAAGGCGAGCAAGACCATGCCACGCTGGACGCTTCAGCTGTGATGGTGAACGATCACAGTGCGTTGCGTACCGACTGGATGCCGTTCGCCGGCCGGCGCGCGTCGGGCTACGGCGGCGGCATCCCCTATACGGCCGCTGAGATGAGCGCGGAAAAGATGGTCGTCTATCAAGAGATAGGGCCGGTCGGTCGACCACGATATTCGATATCGGCAGCCCAGTGACCGAAGGTGCCAGGACATGAATCTTGCCGCATGGCATTATCTGATCAGGGTGGCAGAGCAGGGGAGTCTCTCGAATGCGGCCGCCGTGCTCGGCGTCACACAGTCGGCGCTCAGCCGATCTGTTCGAGACATGGAAGCGGAGCTCGATGTGCCGATCTTCCACCGGAACGGCCGGGGCGTCAGCCTCACCGAAGATGGCAAGATTGTTCTTGAGGCCGCTCGGTCTGTCGCCGCAATCGTATCCGACCTTTGTTCGACGCTTGAGGCGAACAACGGGACAGATACCAAGGAGATCACGGTTGGCCTATTGCCATCGACCGCGAAGCTTCTTGCCGTACCGCTAATGACGAAATTGCGGGAGGATTTTCCCGGTACACGTATGCAGATCGTCGAAGGGTCGACCGGGCATCTCGTAGAATGGCTGACCGATGGACGACTTGATCTTGCCGTCACCAACGTGAGCACGGCGATCCGCCGTTTCAATCCCGAGCCGGTCGTTTCACATAATCTCCACCTCGCCGCAGCCCGTGACGGCCCGCAGCTTGGTCCTCGAATACCATTCCGGGAGTTGGCGTCCTATCCGCTGGTCATTCAGAGTCGAAGTCACTCGACACGCAGGGAAATCGATCATATCGCTGCCGAGCAGGGAGTAAGGCTGAATATCGCTGTCGAAGCAGACAGCCTGACCGCAATTTCGCAGCTGGTATCGGGAGGCCTTGCCTACGGATTGATCCCGCATTTCGCGGTCGATCTCCACACGATGCAGAGCGCAATGGTTATCGAGCCAAGCATCGAGCGTACGATCTGTCTGGCAACACCGGTTGCCGGGGCGAGAGGCAAGGGCCTTCGCCACATGATCTCCTGCTTCCGGACCGAAATCAGAGACGTCTACAAGCAATTTGCCGAACAGGCGGGAGATGGGCTCGGCTCTTGAGCCTCAGGTTTCGGAAAAGCTCGGCGGCCTGCGTCGAGCGGACTTTTCGCATCGAAGCCGCCTGAACATCGTCTGGCTCATATCTGATATGAGCAGAACGCCACGCCGATCTCCTCTAAGGGCAAAGCATCGCGACAGCGATCGTCAACCCCGCCGGGATCAAGTCCATGCGCTTTTCAAAATCTCTGCCGTTTTCCGCGCCGTGCTGCCTAGCACAGGCCGCCATGCGACCCGCTGCGGGCCTCGGGTCGATTGTTACACCAGTAAGCATTCTTCCGGCGCCGCGGGAAAATCCAGAAATCCGAACCTTCTAGTCAAGCGACGCCCTGCTTCAGTGGGCTTTTTTCGAGGACGATAGATGACAAAGTATAAGCTCGAGTATATTTGGCTCGATGGGTACACCCCGGTACCGAACCTGCGTGGCAAGACGCAGATCAAGGAATTCGATAGTTTCCCGACGCTCGAACAGCTCCCGCTCTGGGGCTTCGATGGTTCGTCGACGATGCAGGCTGAAGGCCGCAGTTCTGACTGCGTGCTGAAGCCCGTCGCCATCTATCCCGATCCGGCCCGCACGAACGGCGTGCTCGTCATGTGCGAAGTCATGATGCCGGATGGGGTCACGCCGCATGCAAGCAACGCCCGTGCGACCATCCTCGATGACGAAGATGCCTGGTTCGGCTTCGAACAGGAATATTTCTTCTACGAAAACGGCCGTCCGCTCGGCTTCCCGGAAAGCGGCTATCCGGCTCCGCAGGGCCCGTATTATACCGGCGTCGGCTATTCGAACGTTGGTTCGGTTGCCCGCGAAATCGTTGAAGAGCACCTAGACCTCTGCCTCGCTGCCGGCATCAACCACGAAGGCATCAATGCCGAAGTGGCCAAGGGCCAGTGGGAATTCCAGATTTTCGGCAAGGGCTCCAAGAAGGCCGCCGACCAGATCTGGATGGCACGCTACCTCCTGCAGCGCCTGACCGAGAAGTACGGCATCGACATCGAGTATCACTGCAAGCCGCTCGGCGACACCGACTGGAATGGTTCGGGCATGCATTGCAACTTCTCGACCAAGTTCATGCGCGAAGTTGGCGGCAAGGCCTATTTCGAAGCGCTGATGGCGCAGTTCGACAAGAACCTGATGGACCACATCAACGTTTACGGCCCCGACAACGACAAGCGTCTGACCGGCAAGCACGAGACGGCACCGTGGAACAAGTTCTCCTACGGTGTTGCTGACCGTGGCGCCTCGATCCGCGTTCCGCACTCCTTCGTCAAGAACGACTACAAGGGCTACCTCGAAGATCGCCGCCCGAACTCCCAGGGCGACCCCTACCAGATCGCTTCGCAGGTTCTGAAGACCATCTCGGAAGTCCCGACCTCCGGCTTCGC
Proteins encoded:
- a CDS encoding aldehyde dehydrogenase family protein, which produces MLEVVQAYDREHIADLPTDDAAALERKLTVARERFEDRSGWLKPHQRMAVLHRLADLVVQQREAFAMRIAREGGKPYTDALVETDRAIDGIRNAAELLRTRGGAEIPMGLTPASEGRRAWTILEPIGVVAAISAFNHPLNLIVHQVAPAIATGCPVIVKPAAATPLSCLELIKLVHEAGMPEGWVQSLLPESRDLSGAFASDPRVAFLSFIGSAAVGWHLRANLAPGTRCALEHGGVAPVIIDRSADIDTVIEPLAKGGYYHAGQVCVSVQRIYVHEALKDAFVERFAERVGRLRVGDPRLAETEVGPLIAPAEAERVATWLEEAASGGARLIGGGRLSDTTLAPAILVDPPRTSKVSREEVFGPVTCIFGFTDLNDAIREANSLPVAFQSSIFTRDLAVALEAAERLDASAVMVNDHSAFRTDWMPFAGRRASGYGVGGIPYTAREMTAEKMIVFKQ
- a CDS encoding putative quinol monooxygenase; this translates as MSQSLVKITASLTAHPGKAEELRGLLLDMAPHCRAEPGNLRWDVWRDTEMPECYVLDELYRDAEATEAHRRTPHYQAYLARVPALADRSARILEPVALEE
- a CDS encoding type 1 glutamine amidotransferase domain-containing protein; its protein translation is MTQHVLFIVTNAAVIGPKSRKTGFFFAEIAHPFEVLDAAGIAVEFASPAGGWTPYDAYDDNDPAQKAFFESKAFRRLNRSRKLCEVDAADYDAILVPGGLGPMVDIQRNAEVQRAIVRAWTTGKLVTAVCHGPCALLGVDLGDGTPFVHGKRITSFSKKEEYDYAREDVPYELEDALRAEGAEYSSVANWQPHVVADGRLITGQNPASAAELGKKLLAALRDVAAPA
- a CDS encoding NAD(P)-dependent alcohol dehydrogenase, which produces MRAARILEYKKPLVLEDIKVPDIQPDEVLVKVAACGMCRSDVLLIDGFFQGYGDIPPPVIPGHEITGTVEKVGGVVAKAAGLQEGDHVVVSPGWGDGVCKHCQVGNTHICPNVRWPGFGTYGGFAEYIPVPARYAIKVAKHLKFEQLAPLTDAGLTPYRGLKKIRDAGGLGPDRVIGVFGIGGLGAYAVQYAKLLGAGGPVVAVARNEEKLQVAKKYGADHIIAIEGKSSEEVGKELKKATGQDKFDAIIDCAGATEMMQLAFSRLAISGHYADVGFIGDRINVPLFPRVHGEQTFHGSFWGNNADLIEVMALAAEGKIQHTIKTISFNDINEYIDLLRDNKIIGRAVVTF
- a CDS encoding GlcG/HbpS family heme-binding protein, producing the protein MPRALSTLTLSDAKRMLDAAEAKAASLGIPYNIAVVDVGGALIAFARQDGALEGSIDLAIGKAKTARMFNKTTEYLAELAQPGAPLFGIEQSNAGHVVIFGGGLPVTIDNQIVGAVGTSAGSVEQDIAVAEAAAAVMATNPKA
- a CDS encoding ATP-binding protein, which encodes MIDATTYCFGNCRFTPARQSLLCGDIPIRLGSRAMDLLHALVRQPGQVVKKSELFEAAWPNLFVDESNLKVNIAALRRALQTSGVDVPCIATVPGRGYRFVAPLTVLGPREATLPASIKEIDGALPPSKPLVGRADALAAIVEALQQTRLLTVVGPAGVGKTSIAIAAARAIANGEDQAVCFVDLAAIEKGQFVALAVSRALGIVGNPIDDVEGLVDALRGKNQLLVLDNCEHVLAAVAGIADQLNHALHGLNIIVTSREPLRCRFETVHRLPPLQCPPADAILDAGSAMAFSAIELLVRRAEAHGYRLEDADVPALASLGRRLDGIALAIELAAPQLKESGPAGLLQMLERDFEALASRGDGMSRHKTLTATLSWSYRLFSESEARLLRHLSVFGGTFALDDAIDAFGYLADEQDVTAWLEALAAKSMVSVNYTGRRRRYRLLDSTRAFANERLVAQGEQQAAMIAYGRFILALFERAEEEWTWRPREDWMALYGGWSADLRRMIDWAYRVEGQAELAVRLTVAALPFWVEFSTMAESGSRVEKALSALDDLSGDHLLLRMKLVAAHGWNLCYRYPFGDELEATWKRGFKLALEAGSVEHCLRTKIGLAMVQTAMGFHQRAFETIADLRRFMESIDDYSAAPNADRELFTCEFYQGNIKSGHAGLERLAREHATFGNRGQTSRFQIDRFVNFRNHLSLSTWVVGQHRRALEIAEEALNAALTLNHDLSCAHSLAVAATPIALLCGRIDLAQERALMLAERLKTRQIDTWPPFARFHQAAIDAARGDVEAIQRLREAIAAIRDCNFLIHLPLRYVMLAHAALSHDKVVVARRSIDEGMNYSRQRGDRWCDAEFLHLRGLVCWRDGDENGAMRHLQDAIDLGRESGALGFALRAATSRVKLANEIGNPARPLAELKEISDRCDSSGSTDIAAAHDALMSGHAQT
- a CDS encoding LysR family transcriptional regulator codes for the protein MNLAAWHYLIRVAEQGSLSNAAAVLGVTQSALSRSVRDMEAELDVPIFHRNGRGVSLTEDGKIVLEAARSVAAIVSDLCSTLEANNGTDTKEITVGLLPSTAKLLAVPLMTKLREDFPGTRMQIVEGSTGHLVEWLTDGRLDLAVTNVSTAIRRFNPEPVVSHNLHLAAARDGPQLGPRIPFRELASYPLVIQSRSHSTRREIDHIAAEQGVRLNIAVEADSLTAISQLVSGGLAYGLIPHFAVDLHTMQSAMVIEPSIERTICLATPVAGARGKGLRHMISCFRTEIRDVYKQFAEQAGDGLGS
- a CDS encoding glutamine synthetase beta-grasp domain-containing protein is translated as MTKYKLEYIWLDGYTPVPNLRGKTQIKEFDSFPTLEQLPLWGFDGSSTMQAEGRSSDCVLKPVAIYPDPARTNGVLVMCEVMMPDGVTPHASNARATILDDEDAWFGFEQEYFFYENGRPLGFPESGYPAPQGPYYTGVGYSNVGSVAREIVEEHLDLCLAAGINHEGINAEVAKGQWEFQIFGKGSKKAADQIWMARYLLQRLTEKYGIDIEYHCKPLGDTDWNGSGMHCNFSTKFMREVGGKAYFEALMAQFDKNLMDHINVYGPDNDKRLTGKHETAPWNKFSYGVADRGASIRVPHSFVKNDYKGYLEDRRPNSQGDPYQIASQVLKTISEVPTSGFASAAA